GGCCGCCATTGtgggaaaataaataagtttagCATCAATTTGAACGACGACTTGATTTCGTTTATTTTTGACCGGAATTAGGTTGATGATGCCATATCATATCTGATGTCAAAGTTGAAGACATCAGCTGCAGGCATGGACAAATTCCGAAACCAATTTTTACTCATTTATTTTCTGCTAATCCGTTCTACTGCAACTGCAAGCGACACCATAACCACCTCTGCAAGAATCACTGATGGAGAAACACTCGTTTCTGCAAACGGAGTATTCGAGCTCGGTTTCTTCAACCTCAACAATTCCACCAATCGCTACGTTGGAATCTGGTACAGCAAAATAAGCGTTCCCACATATGTGTGGGTCGCAAACAGAGAGTCTCCGCTCACAGACAGATTTGGCGTGTTAACGGTGACGGCGCCCGGCGTCCTTGCTATTCTTAACAGAACTAACAGCACCGTCTGGTCGTCGGCGCTTACGACTCCAGCCCCAAATCCAATCGCGCAATTGCTCGACTCCGGGAATCTCATCGTCAAAGATGCAAACGATGATAGATTTACGTGGCAGAGCTTCGATTACCCCTGCGATACCTTGTTGTCCGGAATCCGCCTGGGGTGGAACTACGTCACCGGCGTCGAGACCTACATTTCGTCGTGGAAGAGCGACGATGATCCCGCGAAAGGCGAGTATTCGTCGCACGTGGACCCCACCGGATACCCGCAGATGTTATTGAAGAAGGGAGATATCATCCAGTACAGGATCGGGCCGTGGAACGGGCTCTATTGGAGCGGGGCCCCCGACACGAGCAACGACCCGACCTACTACTTGTCGCTGCAGATTTTCCCCAACGAGGTGCGTTATACAGAGGGCATCATCGGGGACTCGGTCTTATCGATGTCGAGGCTGAATCCCAACGGTGAGGGAGTGCGCTCCACGTGGAACAATCGGACAAATTCGTGGGCATCTTACACCAACTTGCCGGTGGACAACTGCGACAATTACGCGCGGTGCGGTCCACACGGCAGCTGCAATGCGGGTACCTCTCCGTCGTGCGGATGTCTTGACAGGTTTGTGCCGAGGGATCCGGAGAGCTGGGGGCGTGCGGACTGGTCGGATGGGTGCGTGAGGAGGATTGCGTTGAGCTGTGCTGGGGATAAGTTTTTGAAGTACTCTGCCATCAAGCTGCCTGATACTCGCAACACTACTTACAATGTGGAGAGGAGGAGCCTTGCGGAGTGCCAGTTGGATTGCTTGAGGGACTGTTCGTGTGTGGCGTATACTCAGCTCAATATCAGTGGAGACGGGAGTGGTTGCTTGTACTACCATGGCGACTTGATCGATATCAGAGCTATGGCTTCGTCCGGCCAGGATCTTTATATTAGAATGGCTGCTTCTGAGCCTGGTGGTAAGTAAGAAGCTTCTGATCAACAAGATGTGAGATAGATTAGTTTTGATGATtg
The genomic region above belongs to Salvia hispanica cultivar TCC Black 2014 chromosome 3, UniMelb_Shisp_WGS_1.0, whole genome shotgun sequence and contains:
- the LOC125213172 gene encoding G-type lectin S-receptor-like serine/threonine-protein kinase At4g27290 isoform X3, which encodes MSKLKTSAAGMDKFRNQFLLIYFLLIRSTATASDTITTSARITDGETLVSANGVFELGFFNLNNSTNRYVGIWYSKISVPTYVWVANRESPLTDRFGVLTVTAPGVLAILNRTNSTVWSSALTTPAPNPIAQLLDSGNLIVKDANDDRFTWQSFDYPCDTLLSGIRLGWNYVTGVETYISSWKSDDDPAKGEYSSHVDPTGYPQMLLKKGDIIQYRIGPWNGLYWSGAPDTSNDPTYYLSLQIFPNEVRYTEGIIGDSVLSMSRLNPNGEGVRSTWNNRTNSWASYTNLPVDNCDNYARCGPHGSCNAGTSPSCGCLDRFVPRDPESWGRADWSDGCVRRIALSCAGDKFLKYSAIKLPDTRNTTYNVERRSLAECQLDCLRDCSCVAYTQLNISGDGSGCLYYHGDLIDIRAMASSGQDLYIRMAASEPGDVSSTSSNGGNRGRTRTIVIASTTSVVVMVFVCLIFVYVYGRRRKNDTIVGLFNATHVKEGELPFFSLPTVMKATDNFSNKNKLGEGGFGPVYRGMLEDGQEIAVKRLSKTSSQGVNELRNEVMLIAKLQHRNLVRTLGFCAQGEEYMLIYEYMPNHSLDLTLFDKEKSRLLDWQKRFDIINGIAKGLLYLHQDSRLRIIHRDLKASNILLDADMIPKISDFGLARSFGGNQTEAQTRRVVGTYGYMSPEYAIDGLFSVKSDVFSFGVLVLELVSGHRNRGFLLKDHNLNLLGHAWSLYKEDSLRKLVDPCLDEAFDLGQVERAIHVGLLCVQNSPDDRPNMSSVVFMLGNEVTLPQAKQPGFFTERDISIDHSSNSSNPTASHNQLTITWTQGR
- the LOC125213172 gene encoding G-type lectin S-receptor-like serine/threonine-protein kinase At4g27290 isoform X2, with product MSKLKTSAAGMDKFRNQFLLIYFLLIRSTATASDTITTSARITDGETLVSANGVFELGFFNLNNSTNRYVGIWYSKISVPTYVWVANRESPLTDRFGVLTVTAPGVLAILNRTNSTVWSSALTTPAPNPIAQLLDSGNLIVKDANDDRFTWQSFDYPCDTLLSGIRLGWNYVTGVETYISSWKSDDDPAKGEYSSHVDPTGYPQMLLKKGDIIQYRIGPWNGLYWSGAPDTSNDPTYYLSLQIFPNEVRYTEGIIGDSVLSMSRLNPNGEGVRSTWNNRTNSWASYTNLPVDNCDNYARCGPHGSCNAGTSPSCGCLDRFVPRDPESWGRADWSDGCVRRIALSCAGDKFLKYSAIKLPDTRNTTYNVERRSLAECQLDCLRDCSCVAYTQLNISGDGSGCLYYHGDLIDIRAMASSGQDLYIRMAASEPGDVSSTSSNGGNRGRTRTIVIASTTSVVVMVFVCLIFVYVYGRRRKNDTSMNDEGLFNATHVKEGELPFFSLPTVMKATDNFSNKNKLGEGGFGPVYRGMLEDGQEIAVKRLSKTSSQGVNELRNEVMLIAKLQHRNLVRTLGFCAQGEEYMLIYEYMPNHSLDLTLFDKEKSRLLDWQKRFDIINGIAKGLLYLHQDSRLRIIHRDLKASNILLDADMIPKISDFGLARSFGGNQTEAQTRRVVGTYGYMSPEYAIDGLFSVKSDVFSFGVLVLELVSGHRNRGFLLKDHNLNLLGHAWSLYKEDSLRKLVDPCLDEAFDLGQVERAIHVGLLCVQNSPDDRPNMSSVVFMLGNEVTLPQAKQPGFFTERDISIDHSSNSSNPTASHNQLTITWTQGR
- the LOC125213172 gene encoding G-type lectin S-receptor-like serine/threonine-protein kinase At4g27290 isoform X1 → MSKLKTSAAGMDKFRNQFLLIYFLLIRSTATASDTITTSARITDGETLVSANGVFELGFFNLNNSTNRYVGIWYSKISVPTYVWVANRESPLTDRFGVLTVTAPGVLAILNRTNSTVWSSALTTPAPNPIAQLLDSGNLIVKDANDDRFTWQSFDYPCDTLLSGIRLGWNYVTGVETYISSWKSDDDPAKGEYSSHVDPTGYPQMLLKKGDIIQYRIGPWNGLYWSGAPDTSNDPTYYLSLQIFPNEVRYTEGIIGDSVLSMSRLNPNGEGVRSTWNNRTNSWASYTNLPVDNCDNYARCGPHGSCNAGTSPSCGCLDRFVPRDPESWGRADWSDGCVRRIALSCAGDKFLKYSAIKLPDTRNTTYNVERRSLAECQLDCLRDCSCVAYTQLNISGDGSGCLYYHGDLIDIRAMASSGQDLYIRMAASEPGDVSSTSSNGGNRGRTRTIVIASTTSVVVMVFVCLIFVYVYGRRRKNDTSMNDEVVGLFNATHVKEGELPFFSLPTVMKATDNFSNKNKLGEGGFGPVYRGMLEDGQEIAVKRLSKTSSQGVNELRNEVMLIAKLQHRNLVRTLGFCAQGEEYMLIYEYMPNHSLDLTLFDKEKSRLLDWQKRFDIINGIAKGLLYLHQDSRLRIIHRDLKASNILLDADMIPKISDFGLARSFGGNQTEAQTRRVVGTYGYMSPEYAIDGLFSVKSDVFSFGVLVLELVSGHRNRGFLLKDHNLNLLGHAWSLYKEDSLRKLVDPCLDEAFDLGQVERAIHVGLLCVQNSPDDRPNMSSVVFMLGNEVTLPQAKQPGFFTERDISIDHSSNSSNPTASHNQLTITWTQGR